Genomic window (Chryseobacterium sp. H1D6B):
ATTCATTATTCAATTCTAAATAAAAAATACTTACAGATTAATATTATTGATAATCATTTGTTTAGGTGTTTGTTTCGTTTTCTTTTTAAAATTTCATGCAAGATTCCCAAAAAATGAGATTTATATAAGTGAGCGCTCAGAATAATTAATGTTTAATACAATAAATTAAAAAAATGAAAAAATTATCAGGAATTAAAGTCTTTATGGCTGTTCTGCTGGCGTTCGTAGGTCTTTCTTTAATATCATGTGAAAATGATGATCATGTAGAGCCTGTAAAATTAGAAGATGTAAACGGAAATTATAAAGGAAAAATAATAATAACCCAAGGCGGCAGTAAAACAGAAGCCGCTATTGGTTTTGCAGCAAAGAATAATGTGATTACGTTTTCAGAATTTCCAATCAAAGAAATTGTGAAATCAGTAGTGAAAGATCCTGTAAAGACAGCTGCAGCAATTACAGCACTGGGAAAAATTAAATATGATCTTGATTATACACCCGTGTTAAATAATGAAAATACTGTAGTAGAATTAACTTTTATTCCCAGAGCGCTGGAAATACAGATTCCGGTAGACGGAGTTAATAAAAAAGCAGTCGTAACATTTAGCGTTAAGCAGAAAGGATTCTATATAGGACAGAATAGAGCATTGAAATTCGATCTGTCAGCAGATAAAATAACAGTGGATGGAACAGTATTAAACCCTTTTGAAATTATTAAATATGATTTTCCATATTCTGTAAAAAATTAGAGTAGAGTTGTCAATAGGAATAGGTTGCGCCTTGTAATGAGGCCGCCTATTTTTGCATTTAAATTAAATTAATCAATCGGTAACAGGAACGTAGTGTACATCATACATGAAAGAAAATAAGGAGCAGATTTTGGCAGACCGCCTTCTTTTAAAAGAAGAAGCCGCATGGAAAGAGCTTTTTGGATCTTATTCCAGAAATCTCACCTACGTATGCTCCCGTTACATCATTGGGAAAGAAGATGTACATGATGTGCTTCAGAATAGTTTTATAAAGATGTTCCGCTCAATAGATTCATTTGAGTACAGAGGAAATGGTTCCTTAAGAGCCTGGATAACCCGTATCGTAGTTAATGAATCTTTAAAGCATATTAAGCAGCATTCAGACTTTAAAGTGTTTGCAGATACTTTTGAAATACCCGACATCCAGGACGAAGAGGAGCCTAATTTGGAAGAAATTCCGCAAACAGTTATTATGGAAATGATCCGTTCTCTTCCCGAAGGATATAGAACAGTTTTTAATCTTTTTGTATTTGAGAAAAAGAGCCATAAAGAAATTGCCGGACTTTTAGGAATAGCAGAAAATTCTTCTGCATCACAGTTTCACAGGTCTAAAGCGATGCTTATTCAGAAAATTAAAGAATATAAAATGTCAAAAAAGGCGCAATATGGATAATGAATGGTTAAATAATCTGCGCACAAAAATGGAAGATCATCATGAAGATGTTCCAGATGGATTATGGGATGATATCAAAGATGAATTATTTTTTGAGAAGGATGAGAATGCTGTTTTGCTGGGTTCAGAAGAGAAACTGTCTGATGTGAAGAATAATAAATCTTCTATAGCAGGAACATGGCCTTTATTATATCGCATCAGTGGAGTTGCCGCTGCGGCTGCTATATTTTTTATTTTAGGAAATCAGCTGTTTAAAATTTATAAAGGAAAAAATTCTGTACAGGAAATAGTCTGCACTGAGAAAAAACATTCAGTAGAAAGGATAGATAACTCTTTTGATAATAAAGAAGCTTTGATTAATGATCCGGAAATGATGAGTGCAGATGTTTATTTTAAACAGGAAAGGAAGTTGAACATAAGCACATCGGCAAGAGTTATAGAATTGATAAAAAGCCCTTTTGTATCTAATGTATTTAAAGAGAAAAGCCGGAATATTAAAATAAATGATAATCTAATCTTGGAAAATCATTTTTATAATCTCAATCAAGAAAAGCTGATGGTACATGATTATGATGTACCTAATGCAGACAGCCAGCCCGTCAATGAAATGAAAGAAACCCATGAACTTCTTTCAAAGGAGGAAAGGAAACTTCGGGATAAATATGCGGCGAATGAAATGTCTAAAAAAGGGAAACACCAGTACAGAAAGCCCTGGATGGCAAGTATACTGACCGGTGAGGCCTCTCCTGATGCCGCACAGCAGTTTCCAGGATATACCAGTCTGAGCGGACAGCCGATGGTAATTAATGATATGTGGCAGAGTTCCGGTTTTGAAGACGATCCGCTTAGGGAAATCTTAGTGGCCAATCAAAATAAGGA
Coding sequences:
- a CDS encoding DUF4840 domain-containing protein, with the translated sequence MKKLSGIKVFMAVLLAFVGLSLISCENDDHVEPVKLEDVNGNYKGKIIITQGGSKTEAAIGFAAKNNVITFSEFPIKEIVKSVVKDPVKTAAAITALGKIKYDLDYTPVLNNENTVVELTFIPRALEIQIPVDGVNKKAVVTFSVKQKGFYIGQNRALKFDLSADKITVDGTVLNPFEIIKYDFPYSVKN
- a CDS encoding sigma-70 family RNA polymerase sigma factor, which codes for MKENKEQILADRLLLKEEAAWKELFGSYSRNLTYVCSRYIIGKEDVHDVLQNSFIKMFRSIDSFEYRGNGSLRAWITRIVVNESLKHIKQHSDFKVFADTFEIPDIQDEEEPNLEEIPQTVIMEMIRSLPEGYRTVFNLFVFEKKSHKEIAGLLGIAENSSASQFHRSKAMLIQKIKEYKMSKKAQYG
- a CDS encoding outer membrane beta-barrel protein gives rise to the protein MDNEWLNNLRTKMEDHHEDVPDGLWDDIKDELFFEKDENAVLLGSEEKLSDVKNNKSSIAGTWPLLYRISGVAAAAAIFFILGNQLFKIYKGKNSVQEIVCTEKKHSVERIDNSFDNKEALINDPEMMSADVYFKQERKLNISTSARVIELIKSPFVSNVFKEKSRNIKINDNLILENHFYNLNQEKLMVHDYDVPNADSQPVNEMKETHELLSKEERKLRDKYAANEMSKKGKHQYRKPWMASILTGEASPDAAQQFPGYTSLSGQPMVINDMWQSSGFEDDPLREILVANQNKEVKADIKHKVPVTLGVSLYHNLGKKWGVGTGVRYTKLSSELRSGSSSDFIKSEQTIHYIGIPVQVNYNVIQKGCFTGYITAGALVEKAVGGSVKTKYVVDGEVTDGVKEDLEVKPIQVSVNTAVGLQLKIVSKIGIYAEPGIGYHFKDNSSLNTIYKEKPLNFNMNFGIRLLID